The Trichoplusia ni isolate ovarian cell line Hi5 chromosome 10, tn1, whole genome shotgun sequence genome window below encodes:
- the LOC113498136 gene encoding juvenile hormone-binding protein-like, which produces MAAFRSLLLLSLVYSVIGNEANFFDPCYKDDINCLSAATEAFLEKTHNGVDGSQIKAIDPFIIPELEVLVDEEMGLLFKFTNLSVTGLKKLQILDYKMDTDKKSVVLKTKADLNIIADLNIKFTKKNNKSFDGLYKATTTASGTSNYGYSLVKKGDNEIYFEVGPETNTCEIIEEPTVTVGDELQAALLNDNDARQLKSPYEENKVNLRKKTLCKIVDSAYVVVINNLRTLATTLPAKRFFLGLY; this is translated from the exons CCAATTTTTTCGACCCCTGTTACAAAGATGACATCAATTGTTTGAGTGCAGCAACAGAAGCCTTCTTAGAGAAGACACACAATGGAGTTGATGGTTCCCAAATTAAAGCTATTGACCCCTTCATTATTCCTGAATTGGAAGTCCTCGTGGACGAAGAGATGGGTCTGCTGTTCAAGTTTACCAATCTTAGTGTAactggtttaaaaaaattgcaGATCTTGGATTACAA aATGGACACGGACAAGAAATCAGTGGTATTAAAAACGAAAGCTGATTTGAACATCATCGCTGACCTGAACATCAAATTTACTAAGAAGAACAACAAAAGTTTCGATGGCCTCTATAAAGCTACTACAA CCGCTTCAGGAACCTCCAATTACGGCTACAGCCTGGTGAAAAAAGGAGataacgaaatatattttgaagtgGGACCCGAAACAAACACATGCGAAATTATTGAGGAACCCACGGTGACCGTTGGAGATGAATTACAGGCAGCTTTACTCAACG ATAATGATGCAAGGCAGCTAAAATCACCCTACGAAGAAAACAAAGTCAACCTCAGAAAGAAAACTTTATGCAAGATCGTAGATTCCGCCTATGTTGTCGTCATAAATAACTTAAGGACCTTAGCAACAACCTTACCAGCCAAACGCTTCTTCCTCGgtctttattaa